In Vibrio sp. 10N, the following proteins share a genomic window:
- the kefG gene encoding glutathione-regulated potassium-efflux system ancillary protein KefG: MTSELQHSNQSPKVLVIYAHPEPQNSIANQVMLKKIQSLDNVTLRDLYALYPDFFIDVSTEHQMLLEHDVIVFQHPLYMYSCPSLLKEWIDRVLGKGFAFGDDCALEGKFWRSVITTGGKESAFSQSGYNKYPLEQILQPFELTAALCKMQWMEPLVLYWSRRVDDMERYQHAELYRQWLMHPFDESLMMSSLTTEEAIDGNGE; the protein is encoded by the coding sequence ATGACGTCAGAATTACAACACTCAAACCAATCCCCAAAAGTTCTGGTGATATACGCACACCCAGAGCCGCAAAACTCTATCGCCAACCAAGTGATGCTTAAGAAAATCCAGTCACTGGATAACGTCACTTTACGCGACTTATATGCCCTCTATCCTGATTTTTTCATTGATGTGAGCACCGAGCATCAAATGTTGTTGGAACATGATGTGATTGTCTTTCAACATCCGCTGTATATGTATTCCTGTCCTTCACTGCTCAAAGAGTGGATTGACCGAGTGTTGGGTAAAGGCTTTGCGTTTGGTGATGATTGTGCGCTGGAAGGTAAGTTCTGGCGCAGCGTGATCACCACCGGGGGCAAAGAGTCTGCTTTCAGTCAATCGGGGTATAACAAGTACCCGTTGGAGCAAATACTGCAACCGTTCGAATTGACGGCTGCGCTGTGTAAGATGCAGTGGATGGAGCCATTGGTGCTCTATTGGTCACGCCGGGTGGACGATATGGAGCGCTATCAACATGCTGAGCTATACCGGCAATGGTTGATGCATCCTTTTGATGAGTCATTGATGATGTCGTCGCTCACAACAGAGGAGGCGATCGATGGCAATGGCGAATGA
- a CDS encoding ABC transporter ATP-binding protein, with translation MITFSDIQLLRGGKPLLDQASATIHPGDKVGLVGKNGCGKSTLFALLKDELSIDAGSFSQPSHWELAWVAQETPALERTAIEYVIDGDREYRALEQKLVDAEQQDNGTLVAELHGKIEVIGGYSIRARAAELLDGLGFSQEQMTWNLTQFSGGWRMRLNLAQALLCRSDLLLLDEPTNHLDLDAVMWLERWLQSYPGTLILISHDRDFLDPIVGRIIHIENQLLNEYTGNYSSFEEQRAQKLILQQAQYQKQQKQMSHMQKYIDRFRYKASKARQAQSRIKALERMEKVLPAQFDNPFSFEFREPAALPNPIIMMDDVSAGYDDNIILEKIRLNLVPGSRIGLLGRNGAGKSTLIKLLSGELGAKGGDLNYSQGVKIGYFAQHQLETLHPEETPLQHMMQIAPQHTEQQLRDYLGSFGFQGDKALEKVAPFSGGEKARLVLALVVWQKPNLLLLDEPTNHLDLDMRQALTLALQTFEGAMVIVSHDRYLLRATTDDLYLVHDRQVAPFNGDLVDYYKWLTEQQKIERKEAQASEPDKTSNNSAAAKKEQKRKDAEFRKQTAPIRKTLTKLEEKMDKLSALIAEAEEQLSNTSLYDAENKAKLNEVLAKQASSKSELEEVEMDWMAQQEVLEQMEQEFNQS, from the coding sequence ATGATCACCTTCTCTGATATTCAATTGCTTCGCGGCGGTAAACCACTGCTCGACCAAGCTTCTGCCACCATTCACCCTGGTGACAAAGTTGGCCTTGTCGGCAAAAACGGCTGTGGCAAGTCCACTCTGTTTGCGCTGCTTAAAGACGAGCTGTCCATTGACGCAGGCTCATTTAGCCAACCCTCCCATTGGGAGCTAGCTTGGGTAGCACAGGAAACCCCTGCGTTAGAGCGCACTGCGATTGAATACGTGATTGATGGCGATCGTGAGTATCGAGCACTGGAGCAGAAGCTTGTCGATGCCGAGCAGCAAGATAACGGTACTCTAGTAGCGGAACTGCATGGCAAGATCGAAGTCATTGGCGGCTACAGCATCCGTGCTCGCGCGGCAGAGCTTTTAGATGGCCTTGGTTTTAGTCAAGAACAGATGACCTGGAATCTAACCCAGTTCTCAGGTGGTTGGCGTATGCGCCTCAACCTAGCACAGGCGCTATTGTGCCGCTCTGATTTATTGCTACTCGATGAGCCGACCAACCACTTGGACTTGGACGCCGTGATGTGGCTTGAGCGCTGGCTACAAAGCTATCCGGGTACGCTTATCTTGATCTCGCACGACCGAGACTTTCTTGATCCGATCGTCGGTCGCATCATTCATATCGAGAATCAACTGCTCAATGAGTACACCGGCAACTACTCTTCATTTGAAGAGCAGCGCGCGCAAAAACTCATCTTGCAACAAGCTCAATACCAGAAGCAGCAAAAGCAGATGTCACATATGCAGAAGTACATCGACCGCTTCCGCTACAAAGCGTCTAAGGCACGCCAAGCGCAAAGCCGTATCAAAGCGCTTGAGCGCATGGAAAAAGTGCTCCCAGCCCAGTTTGATAACCCATTTAGCTTCGAGTTTAGAGAGCCTGCAGCACTGCCAAACCCCATCATCATGATGGATGACGTATCGGCAGGCTATGATGACAACATCATTCTTGAGAAGATCCGACTGAATCTTGTACCTGGCAGCCGAATTGGTCTTTTGGGTCGCAACGGTGCGGGTAAATCGACGCTGATCAAATTGCTCTCCGGCGAGCTTGGCGCTAAAGGGGGCGATCTAAATTACTCTCAAGGCGTTAAGATTGGTTACTTTGCCCAGCACCAACTTGAAACCCTACACCCAGAAGAGACGCCGCTGCAGCACATGATGCAAATCGCACCACAGCACACCGAGCAGCAGCTTCGTGACTATTTGGGTAGCTTTGGTTTCCAAGGTGATAAAGCACTTGAAAAAGTCGCGCCGTTCTCCGGTGGCGAAAAAGCCAGACTGGTACTCGCGCTTGTGGTGTGGCAAAAGCCAAACCTATTGCTGCTCGATGAACCGACCAACCACCTTGACCTGGATATGCGCCAAGCCTTAACGCTTGCTCTGCAAACCTTTGAGGGTGCCATGGTTATCGTCAGTCACGATCGCTACTTGCTGCGCGCGACCACCGATGACCTATACCTAGTCCACGATCGTCAGGTAGCACCATTCAATGGTGATTTGGTTGACTACTATAAGTGGCTGACAGAGCAACAAAAGATCGAGCGTAAAGAGGCTCAGGCAAGTGAGCCGGATAAAACCTCAAACAACAGTGCGGCTGCTAAGAAAGAGCAAAAGCGTAAAGACGCCGAGTTTCGTAAGCAAACCGCGCCAATTCGCAAAACACTGACAAAGCTTGAAGAAAAAATGGATAAGTTATCCGCCCTCATCGCTGAGGCAGAAGAGCAATTATCTAATACTTCTCTGTATGATGCGGAAAATAAAGCTAAACTTAATGAAGTACTTGCCAAGCAAGCCTCCAGTAAATCCGAACTTGAAGAAGTGGAAATGGACTGGATGGCGCAGCAAGAAGTTCTTGAGCAGATGGAACAGGAATTCAATCAGTCATGA
- a CDS encoding TIGR02444 family protein: protein MTREHASSNLTLEHLWQFSLQYYGVREVKEACLNLQNHYHGNVNLLLLLKWLDEQALRFHAEDWHHVQSCLGRTEKLLHQFRDIRRQLKHSVVDSLYREALEFELSLEKQQQSDLVDCINALTLSPKQDEPLVLGYCRQLGAEHLGLIFAKPVSELVTK from the coding sequence ATGACCCGTGAGCACGCATCTTCAAATCTCACTTTAGAGCACCTATGGCAGTTCAGCCTGCAATATTATGGGGTGCGTGAGGTAAAAGAGGCGTGCTTAAATCTGCAAAATCACTACCACGGCAACGTCAATCTACTGTTGCTATTGAAGTGGCTGGACGAACAGGCACTTCGTTTCCATGCCGAGGATTGGCATCACGTCCAATCCTGCCTCGGCCGTACTGAAAAGCTGCTGCATCAATTTCGCGATATTCGCCGTCAGCTCAAGCACAGCGTGGTTGATAGTTTATATCGTGAAGCGCTTGAGTTTGAACTCAGCCTTGAGAAACAGCAGCAATCCGACCTCGTTGATTGCATCAATGCGTTAACGCTCAGTCCCAAACAGGATGAACCACTTGTGCTCGGCTACTGTCGCCAACTTGGCGCTGAGCATCTCGGGCTTATCTTTGCAAAGCCAGTCAGCGAGCTCGTTACCAAATAA